The following proteins are co-located in the Paenibacillus sp. JNUCC32 genome:
- a CDS encoding isochorismatase family protein, with translation MALPKILPYPMPGETDLPKNKVAWTADPNRAVLLIHDMQQYFIDAFTPDQSPVVELIAHIQKLRSCCAELGIPVIYSAQPGGQAPEQRGLLQDFWGSGINDGPYQKKFVDAVAPSERDMLLTKWRYSAFQKTDLHEIMRGLGRDQLMICGIYAHIGCLLTAGEAFMKDIQPFFIADALADFSLEKHRLALVYAAERCAVTLTTERLIASLTPARHPVSGRSEARTGEGRPADAVEELSPLTLQTLRENVAELLQERPSSIGEDDHLIEYWGLDSIRIMSLAERFRREGLDISFVELAEQPTLAGWWGLLSDKQNVRVSPPNYDYYTV, from the coding sequence ATGGCACTTCCTAAGATTTTACCTTATCCCATGCCAGGGGAGACCGACCTGCCCAAGAACAAGGTAGCATGGACGGCGGATCCGAACCGTGCCGTGCTGCTCATCCACGATATGCAGCAATATTTCATCGACGCGTTCACGCCTGATCAATCGCCGGTCGTGGAACTGATCGCCCATATTCAGAAGCTGCGTTCCTGCTGCGCGGAGCTTGGCATTCCCGTGATCTATTCGGCCCAGCCCGGGGGCCAGGCACCGGAGCAGCGCGGCCTGCTGCAGGATTTCTGGGGATCCGGCATCAACGACGGTCCCTACCAGAAAAAGTTCGTGGATGCGGTGGCGCCGTCGGAACGGGATATGCTGTTGACCAAATGGAGGTACAGCGCCTTCCAGAAGACCGATCTGCATGAAATCATGCGCGGGCTCGGCCGCGACCAGCTGATGATCTGCGGGATCTATGCTCACATCGGCTGTCTGTTGACCGCCGGCGAAGCTTTCATGAAAGACATACAGCCGTTCTTCATTGCGGATGCCCTTGCGGATTTCTCGTTAGAGAAGCACCGTCTGGCACTTGTTTATGCAGCGGAACGCTGCGCCGTTACGCTGACCACGGAACGACTGATCGCTTCGCTGACTCCAGCGCGTCACCCCGTCTCGGGTCGTTCCGAAGCTCGAACCGGAGAGGGAAGACCCGCAGATGCTGTGGAGGAGCTATCGCCGCTCACGCTGCAGACGCTGCGAGAGAACGTAGCGGAATTGCTGCAGGAACGGCCGTCGAGCATCGGCGAGGATGACCATTTGATTGAATACTGGGGACTGGATTCCATTCGCATCATGAGTTTGGCCGAGCGCTTCCGGCGCGAGGGCTTGGATATCAGCTTTGTGGAGTTGGCCGAGCAGCCGACACTGGCGGGCTGGTGGGGATTGCTGTCGGACAAGCAGAACGTGCGCGTGTCACCGCCCAATTATGATTACTATACGGTGTAA
- a CDS encoding amino acid adenylation domain-containing protein encodes MLEQKRERWSLSGAQLGIWYAQQLDPDNPIFNTAECIEIRGPVDPVLFEKALRQVVGEADALFARFGEDADGPWQSIDPSPDWPLHVMDVSGKVDPHLAARSWMEHDLAQAIDLSQGPLFTEALFKLAADRYYWYQRIHHIAIDGFGVSLLLQKVSEVYTDLTGGDTSGIGPFGRFRTILEEDASYRMSQQLDSDRQFWLQRFADEPEVVSLGGQAQRSARSFLRRSAQLPASSMQRLQAAAQAAGTSWPDAIAAAAALYVHRITGAEEVVLGLPVMCRLGSSSIRIPGMVMNLLPLRVRVRPDMTLIDLLRQVARENREIKRHQRYRHQDIRRDLKLLADNRRLFGPLVNVMPFAEELNVGGFRGSVRNLASGPVDDLTMNVYGGLGGHGLRIDMDANPQIYGADELESHLQRYLYLLDSLAEAEANDPVGGLDYILPDEREKVLVQWNDTTRALPQISVPQLFEEQAARTPQAEAVICEGLSVRYEDLNRQANRLARLLIAREIGPERIVALSLPRSVDMLVAILAVHKAGAAYLPLDPDYPDDRIAYMLADANPACLITTRQLTEHFAAVMEDKDVILLDAAATLQRLEQQAFHNPVDADRVRPLLPLHPSYVIYTSGSTGRPKGVMLTFEGLANLLSDMRERLGIGERDRWLSVTTMSFDISVMEMLLPLACGSTLDIVMRDTILDAAALIRRIRETRTTIMQATPTLWQSIVACRPGKFERLKVITGGEALPVGLKLALQDLNCEVNNQYGPTETTIYSTAAKLDQAPEKPSIGGPLWNTRLYVLDSSLSPVPPGVTGELYIAGLGLGRGYLGRPDLTADRFVADPYGPPGSRMYRTGDLARWQEKGWIDYLGRADHQIKLRGFRIETGEIESVLAAHPAVEQAFVMVREDRVGDRRLVAYIVPSSDWPHPIGLADLRSYAAEKLAEYMVPSVIAALEALPLTPNKKVDRKALPVPDVRLAAGRMPRTPQEEMLCTIFGEVLGLPRVTIDDDFFELGGHSLLAGRVMVRIREAFGAELSIGSLFEASTAASLVKRLDHAQAARQAVRPAARGGRLPLSFAQQRLWFLYRLEGPSPTYNIPLVARLSGDLDLASLRMALRDVVARHESLRTVYPEHDGASYQRILDAERARPELMVTEIREAELADRLADAVRYRFELAAETSLRAELFKLGDREFVLLLLLHHIAGDGWSLTPLTRDLADAYAARCLGSEPTWTPLPVQYADYAMWQQKLFGRSGDENSLIDRQLEYWTEALSGLPEQLELPTDFPRPAVASYQGGSVPFSISRELHQQLNGLAQSNRATLFMVFQSAMAALFTKLGAGTDIPIGSPVSGRNDDNLDHLIGFFINTLVFRVDTSNDPTFDELLQRVREKSLAAFEHQDVPFERLVETLNPPRSRARHPLFQVMLVLQNTPETSLELPGISSKLQLQNVGTSKFDLTFELTERRDQTGEPDGVDGFIEFSSDLFERGTAEAMAERYVRVLESAVVEPSKTISKLDILTVDEQEEIRRQWSAPLPVTEQATLSERFEAQVSRSPQSVAIVHDGQSMSYEELNERANRLAHFLIASGVGTEQIVALALPRSVDMVVCILAVLKAGAAYLPLDPEYPEDRLAYMLENACPVCIMTSVHVMDQLPSFGRWLRVVIDGPEEAMQWQGYSKENPSDRERLGRLMPQNAAYIIYTSGSTGKPKGVLVPHQNVVRLFDSTRHWFQFNETDVWTLFHSYAFDFSVWEIWGPLLYGGRLVVVPHTVSRSPEEIIGLLVREGVTVLNQTPSAFYPLIQADREQPETGRQLSLRYVVFGGEALELGRLTDWYRRHADDAPRLINMYGITETTVHVSYMELNRNLALPGAGSLIGEAIPDLRVYVLDDRLQPVPYGVIGEMYVAGAGLARGYWGRPDLTADRFVADPYGPPGTRMYRTGDLARRFADGTLDYLGRSDHQVKIRGFRIELGEIESVLVRHEALSQAAVIVREDQPGDQRLAAYVVGNTGESPSGTELRRYAASLLPDYMVPWAFVMMDKLPLTPNGKLDRKALPAPDMSPDAVGRNPRTPQEEVLCELFAEILGAKRVGIDDSFFELGGHSLLAVRLISRVREALGKELSIAALFEAPTVAGLVDKLEMGGGNSALQVVLPLRSHGDQTPLFCVHPAGGLSWCYAGLMKHLGMNYPIYGLQARGIAHAEELPGSLEEMTADYIGHIRSLQPAGPYRLLGWSLGGNVAQSIAVHLQEAGEDIELLAILDAYPSHYLPIKEKPDEDEALTALLALGGFDRESIEAGLGDAPLTITAALELLRNESSALSSLEEETIMNLKTTYENSVQLLKAYVPKRFEGDMLFFHSTIIPDWFDPIDPEMWEPYVGGKIERHDIECRHKDLCQPGPLDEIGKTILNKLEEMASKTETTRDRRELIYDQSF; translated from the coding sequence ATGCTTGAGCAAAAGAGGGAGCGCTGGTCCCTGTCCGGAGCGCAGCTGGGGATATGGTATGCCCAGCAGCTGGACCCCGACAATCCGATATTCAACACGGCGGAATGCATTGAGATTCGAGGACCTGTAGATCCGGTTCTCTTCGAGAAGGCCTTGCGCCAGGTGGTGGGGGAGGCCGATGCCCTGTTTGCCCGCTTCGGCGAAGATGCGGACGGTCCTTGGCAGTCGATCGATCCGTCTCCTGACTGGCCTCTGCACGTGATGGATGTCAGCGGGAAGGTGGATCCTCATCTTGCTGCCCGAAGCTGGATGGAGCATGACCTTGCCCAAGCTATCGATCTAAGCCAAGGACCGCTGTTTACGGAGGCGCTGTTCAAGCTCGCCGCCGATCGCTACTATTGGTACCAACGCATCCATCATATCGCGATCGACGGGTTCGGCGTATCGCTTCTGCTGCAAAAAGTTTCCGAGGTCTACACGGACTTAACGGGCGGGGACACATCCGGCATAGGCCCGTTCGGCAGGTTCCGGACGATCCTGGAAGAAGATGCGTCATACCGCATGTCGCAACAGCTCGACTCGGATCGCCAATTCTGGCTGCAGCGCTTTGCCGATGAGCCGGAGGTGGTCAGCTTAGGGGGACAGGCGCAGCGTTCGGCGCGGAGCTTCCTGCGCCGTTCGGCGCAGCTCCCGGCATCTTCAATGCAACGCTTGCAGGCGGCAGCGCAAGCTGCAGGGACAAGCTGGCCGGATGCGATTGCGGCTGCTGCGGCTCTATATGTCCATCGTATAACAGGCGCCGAGGAGGTTGTGCTTGGATTGCCGGTGATGTGCCGCTTAGGCTCGTCATCCATCCGCATTCCGGGCATGGTCATGAATTTGCTCCCGCTCCGGGTGCGCGTCAGGCCCGATATGACCCTGATCGATCTGCTGCGGCAGGTCGCACGGGAGAATCGCGAAATCAAGCGGCATCAGCGCTACAGGCATCAAGACATCCGGCGTGATCTCAAGCTGCTTGCGGACAACCGCAGGTTATTCGGACCGCTCGTGAATGTGATGCCTTTTGCGGAAGAATTGAATGTTGGCGGTTTCCGAGGCAGCGTCCGCAATCTTGCGTCCGGTCCCGTGGATGATTTGACGATGAACGTGTACGGCGGATTGGGCGGGCACGGGCTGAGAATCGACATGGATGCCAATCCGCAGATTTACGGCGCAGATGAGTTAGAGTCCCATTTACAACGCTATTTGTATCTGCTGGACAGCCTTGCCGAAGCGGAGGCGAATGATCCCGTCGGGGGCTTGGACTATATTTTACCGGACGAACGCGAGAAGGTGCTCGTTCAGTGGAACGATACGACCCGCGCCTTGCCGCAGATCAGCGTGCCGCAATTATTCGAGGAGCAGGCTGCGCGTACGCCGCAGGCGGAAGCCGTCATATGCGAAGGGCTATCCGTTCGTTACGAGGACCTGAACAGACAGGCGAATCGCCTGGCCCGCTTGCTGATTGCCCGGGAAATAGGGCCTGAGCGAATCGTTGCCCTGTCGCTGCCACGGTCGGTGGATATGCTTGTTGCCATCCTCGCCGTTCATAAGGCCGGGGCGGCATACTTACCATTGGATCCGGACTATCCGGATGATCGGATCGCTTATATGCTTGCCGATGCCAACCCGGCATGCTTGATAACGACCCGGCAGCTAACTGAACATTTCGCGGCTGTCATGGAAGATAAGGACGTAATCTTGTTGGATGCCGCGGCTACCCTTCAGCGATTGGAGCAGCAGGCCTTTCATAATCCTGTCGATGCTGATCGCGTACGTCCACTGCTGCCGCTTCACCCGTCCTACGTTATTTATACTTCCGGATCAACCGGCCGACCCAAGGGGGTCATGCTCACGTTCGAAGGCCTTGCCAATCTGCTGTCGGATATGCGCGAGCGTTTGGGCATCGGGGAGCGGGACCGCTGGCTGTCGGTCACCACGATGTCATTCGATATCTCGGTCATGGAGATGCTGCTGCCCCTGGCATGCGGTTCGACGCTCGACATCGTGATGCGGGATACCATTCTCGACGCAGCGGCGCTCATACGACGAATTCGGGAGACGAGAACCACCATCATGCAGGCGACCCCGACGTTATGGCAGTCGATTGTCGCTTGCCGCCCAGGGAAATTTGAGCGGCTCAAAGTCATTACCGGGGGCGAGGCGCTGCCGGTCGGTCTTAAGCTTGCGCTTCAGGACCTGAACTGCGAAGTAAACAATCAATATGGTCCGACGGAGACAACGATTTATTCGACGGCGGCAAAACTCGATCAAGCACCAGAAAAGCCATCCATCGGAGGACCGCTGTGGAATACGAGACTGTATGTGCTCGATTCTTCGCTCTCACCGGTTCCGCCAGGCGTAACGGGCGAGCTGTACATTGCGGGCTTGGGGCTTGGCCGGGGGTACTTGGGAAGACCCGACTTGACGGCGGATCGGTTTGTCGCGGATCCTTACGGCCCCCCGGGATCCCGGATGTATCGAACTGGCGACCTTGCCCGCTGGCAGGAGAAAGGCTGGATCGATTATTTGGGACGCGCCGACCATCAGATCAAGCTGCGCGGCTTCCGGATCGAGACCGGCGAGATCGAGTCCGTGCTTGCGGCTCATCCGGCAGTGGAGCAGGCATTTGTCATGGTTCGCGAGGATCGGGTCGGAGATCGCCGGCTTGTGGCTTATATCGTTCCGTCGTCAGACTGGCCACATCCTATCGGTTTGGCAGATTTACGGAGTTATGCCGCAGAGAAACTGGCGGAGTATATGGTGCCGTCTGTCATCGCAGCCCTTGAAGCGCTGCCGCTCACGCCGAACAAGAAGGTGGATCGCAAAGCGCTTCCCGTGCCTGATGTCCGGCTGGCGGCCGGGCGTATGCCGCGAACGCCGCAAGAGGAGATGCTTTGCACGATTTTTGGCGAGGTGCTGGGCTTGCCAAGGGTTACCATCGACGATGATTTCTTCGAGCTTGGCGGTCATTCCCTGTTAGCCGGCCGGGTCATGGTCCGTATCCGGGAAGCATTCGGCGCAGAGCTAAGCATTGGCAGCCTGTTCGAAGCGTCAACGGCCGCGAGTCTCGTCAAGCGGCTCGATCATGCGCAAGCAGCCAGACAGGCCGTGCGTCCCGCGGCAAGAGGCGGGCGCTTGCCGTTGTCGTTTGCGCAGCAGCGGTTATGGTTTTTATATCGGTTGGAGGGTCCGAGCCCAACCTATAATATTCCTCTTGTGGCCCGCTTGTCGGGTGACCTCGATCTGGCATCGCTGCGTATGGCACTGAGGGATGTAGTGGCTCGGCATGAGTCGCTGCGCACGGTGTATCCTGAACACGACGGGGCTTCGTATCAGCGCATTTTGGATGCCGAGAGGGCCCGGCCGGAGCTAATGGTAACCGAGATCCGCGAAGCGGAGCTTGCGGATCGATTGGCCGATGCCGTCAGGTACCGTTTCGAGCTTGCAGCCGAAACTTCCCTTCGGGCAGAGCTGTTCAAGCTGGGCGATCGAGAGTTTGTCCTGCTGTTGCTGCTGCATCATATCGCCGGAGACGGCTGGTCGCTTACCCCGTTGACGCGGGATCTAGCGGATGCCTACGCGGCAAGGTGCCTGGGGAGCGAGCCGACATGGACTCCGTTACCGGTACAATATGCGGATTATGCCATGTGGCAGCAGAAGCTGTTTGGCCGCTCGGGCGACGAGAACAGCCTGATTGACCGCCAGCTGGAATATTGGACCGAAGCGCTTTCCGGCTTGCCGGAGCAATTGGAGCTGCCTACCGACTTTCCACGGCCCGCCGTGGCCAGCTATCAGGGCGGCAGCGTGCCGTTTTCGATATCCCGTGAGCTGCATCAGCAATTGAATGGGCTCGCGCAGAGCAACAGGGCGACTTTATTCATGGTATTTCAGTCCGCGATGGCTGCGCTGTTTACGAAGCTGGGTGCAGGTACGGACATTCCGATCGGTAGCCCCGTATCGGGTCGGAATGACGACAATCTGGATCATTTAATCGGTTTCTTCATCAATACCCTTGTGTTTCGCGTGGATACGTCGAACGACCCGACGTTCGATGAGCTGCTGCAACGGGTGCGGGAAAAGAGCTTGGCAGCCTTCGAGCATCAGGACGTGCCGTTCGAGCGGCTTGTCGAGACGCTGAATCCTCCGCGTTCCCGGGCGAGACATCCACTCTTCCAAGTGATGCTGGTGCTGCAGAACACGCCGGAAACTTCGCTTGAGCTTCCGGGAATCAGCTCGAAGCTGCAGCTGCAAAACGTGGGCACTTCGAAGTTCGACTTAACCTTCGAACTGACCGAGCGGCGGGATCAAACCGGCGAGCCGGACGGAGTGGACGGCTTCATTGAATTCAGCTCGGATTTGTTTGAGCGCGGGACGGCGGAAGCGATGGCGGAACGATACGTGCGCGTATTGGAAAGTGCTGTCGTTGAACCAAGTAAAACCATCAGCAAACTGGATATTCTAACCGTTGATGAACAGGAGGAGATTCGTCGACAATGGAGCGCGCCGCTGCCAGTCACCGAGCAGGCAACTTTGTCCGAGCGGTTTGAAGCGCAGGTCAGCCGCTCGCCTCAATCGGTCGCGATTGTCCATGACGGCCAGTCTATGAGTTATGAGGAGCTGAACGAGCGAGCCAACCGGCTTGCCCATTTCTTGATTGCCTCCGGCGTCGGTACGGAGCAGATCGTAGCTCTCGCGCTGCCGCGTTCGGTGGATATGGTCGTCTGCATTCTAGCCGTGCTTAAAGCGGGGGCCGCTTACCTGCCTCTGGATCCGGAGTATCCGGAGGATCGATTGGCTTACATGTTGGAGAATGCTTGTCCGGTATGCATCATGACGAGCGTTCACGTGATGGATCAGCTGCCGAGTTTCGGACGATGGCTGCGCGTTGTCATCGATGGACCTGAAGAGGCTATGCAATGGCAGGGTTATTCCAAGGAGAATCCAAGCGACCGTGAGCGTCTTGGACGGCTTATGCCGCAGAATGCCGCTTATATCATTTATACCTCCGGTTCCACAGGCAAACCGAAGGGCGTGCTGGTGCCGCATCAGAATGTCGTCCGGCTATTCGATTCCACCCGGCATTGGTTCCAGTTTAATGAAACCGATGTATGGACCTTGTTCCATTCGTATGCCTTCGATTTCTCGGTGTGGGAAATATGGGGGCCGCTCTTGTACGGCGGCCGGCTGGTCGTGGTTCCGCATACGGTCAGCCGTTCGCCTGAAGAGATTATAGGCTTGCTGGTCCGGGAAGGCGTGACCGTGCTGAATCAGACGCCGTCGGCGTTCTATCCTTTGATTCAGGCGGATCGGGAGCAGCCGGAGACGGGTCGGCAGTTGTCGCTAAGGTACGTTGTGTTCGGAGGCGAAGCCTTGGAGCTTGGCCGGCTTACGGATTGGTATCGGCGCCATGCCGACGATGCCCCGCGTCTGATCAACATGTACGGCATAACGGAAACAACCGTGCATGTCAGCTACATGGAGCTGAACCGAAACCTGGCGCTCCCGGGAGCCGGCAGCCTGATCGGCGAAGCGATCCCGGATCTGCGGGTGTACGTGCTCGATGACAGGCTTCAGCCCGTTCCGTATGGCGTCATCGGGGAAATGTATGTCGCCGGCGCAGGATTGGCGCGCGGGTACTGGGGACGTCCCGACCTTACCGCCGACCGGTTCGTGGCGGACCCATACGGCCCGCCGGGGACAAGAATGTACCGAACCGGCGATTTGGCGAGACGTTTTGCCGACGGCACGCTGGATTATTTGGGACGGTCCGACCATCAGGTGAAGATACGCGGCTTCCGGATCGAGCTTGGCGAAATCGAATCGGTCCTCGTGCGTCATGAGGCACTCTCGCAGGCGGCAGTCATCGTGCGTGAGGATCAGCCCGGAGACCAGCGGCTTGCGGCTTATGTCGTCGGCAATACAGGTGAATCGCCTTCGGGTACGGAGCTGCGCCGCTATGCCGCTTCGCTGCTTCCTGATTACATGGTTCCATGGGCCTTCGTCATGATGGACAAGCTGCCGCTTACGCCTAACGGAAAGCTGGATCGCAAAGCGCTGCCGGCCCCCGATATGTCGCCGGATGCGGTTGGGCGCAATCCGCGAACTCCGCAGGAGGAAGTGTTATGCGAGCTGTTTGCCGAAATCCTCGGCGCCAAGCGGGTCGGCATCGATGACAGCTTTTTCGAGCTCGGCGGTCACTCTTTATTGGCGGTCCGGCTCATCAGCCGGGTTCGCGAAGCGCTCGGCAAAGAATTGAGCATTGCAGCATTGTTCGAAGCACCGACGGTAGCGGGGCTAGTCGACAAGCTTGAGATGGGCGGCGGGAACAGCGCGCTGCAGGTCGTGCTTCCGCTTCGGTCGCATGGAGATCAAACCCCGCTGTTCTGCGTGCATCCGGCAGGAGGATTAAGCTGGTGCTACGCCGGTTTGATGAAGCATCTCGGCATGAATTATCCGATTTACGGCTTGCAGGCAAGGGGCATTGCCCATGCGGAGGAGCTGCCGGGATCGCTGGAAGAGATGACGGCAGACTACATCGGCCATATCCGCTCCCTACAGCCAGCGGGTCCATATCGGCTGCTCGGCTGGTCCTTGGGCGGCAATGTCGCTCAGTCGATTGCGGTACATCTGCAGGAAGCGGGTGAGGACATTGAATTGCTCGCCATATTGGATGCTTATCCGAGCCATTATTTGCCGATCAAGGAAAAACCCGACGAAGACGAGGCTTTGACCGCGCTGCTGGCGCTTGGAGGCTTCGACAGGGAGAGCATTGAAGCGGGGCTTGGAGACGCGCCGTTAACCATAACGGCTGCCCTTGAACTGCTGCGTAACGAGAGCAGCGCGCTCTCGTCCCTTGAGGAAGAAACGATCATGAATCTGAAGACGACCTATGAAAATTCGGTTCAACTGCTAAAGGCTTACGTTCCGAAGCGGTTTGAGGGAGATATGTTATTCTTTCACTCCACGATCATCCCGGATTGGTTTGACCCCATCGACCCGGAGATGTGGGAGCCTTACGTAGGCGGCAAAATCGAGCGGCACGATATCGAATGCCGTCATAAGGATTTATGCCAGCCGGGACCTCTGGATGAGATCGGCAAGACGATTCTAAACAAGCTTGAAGAAATGGCATCTAAAACAGAGACAACGAGGGACAGGAGGGAACTGATCTATGACCAATCCTTTTGA
- a CDS encoding MbtH family protein, whose product MTNPFEQAGGKFLVLMNHEGQYSLWPAFAAIPAGWNQVLGLSTREECVAYINENWVDLRPRSLYADAGAIPESGP is encoded by the coding sequence ATGACCAATCCTTTTGAGCAAGCCGGCGGCAAGTTTCTTGTACTGATGAACCATGAGGGCCAATATTCGCTCTGGCCGGCGTTCGCGGCTATTCCGGCCGGCTGGAACCAGGTTCTCGGACTTAGCACGCGGGAGGAATGCGTCGCCTATATCAACGAGAACTGGGTCGATTTACGGCCGCGGAGCTTGTATGCCGATGCGGGAGCAATTCCGGAATCCGGACCATGA
- a CDS encoding MDR family MFS transporter, with protein MSHGLNPKKVVCIVYVATMFVVAMDATVLNVALQTISRELEVPPAASGVLNVGYLVSLAIVLPMAGWLGDTRGTKRTFLLALGLFTGASVLCSSADSLAALTLFRVIQGIGGGLLTPVGMAMLFRMFPPQERAKISRALILPIAIAPAIGPVVSGLLLEYLTWRWIFFVSLPIGIPALVFGLFWLKEHREPDAGKLDVPGLLLSAPGLALLMFALSQGPLHGWDAPRVWGAGLAGILLLSALVKVELRAAKPLLDLRLLGNRLFRTSGIIAMCASAGLLGMLYVFPLMYQNALHVSALDTGLTTFPEAIGLMVASQLVPWTYPRMGPRRVIIMGFAVTALIFIMLSMVDAGTNPWFIRALLFGVGIFLGQTVGSVQIAAFATIPPASMGRASTWFTVQNRLGPAIGLAVLSGILAAVGTETVNAAGELGPNLTAYRAALLGAAGFLLIGAGAALWIRDADAASTIRKPATIPAKEQATPAEK; from the coding sequence ATGAGCCATGGGCTGAATCCAAAAAAAGTAGTATGCATCGTCTATGTGGCCACGATGTTTGTGGTTGCCATGGACGCCACCGTGCTGAACGTGGCGCTTCAGACGATCAGCAGGGAGCTTGAAGTGCCCCCTGCGGCTTCAGGCGTGCTGAATGTCGGTTATTTGGTCAGCTTGGCCATCGTTCTGCCGATGGCGGGCTGGCTTGGCGATACACGGGGAACGAAGCGTACGTTTCTCCTGGCACTGGGCCTTTTTACTGGAGCATCCGTATTGTGCAGCTCTGCAGACAGCTTGGCTGCGTTGACGCTTTTTCGGGTGATCCAAGGCATTGGCGGCGGCTTGCTGACCCCTGTCGGCATGGCGATGCTGTTCCGCATGTTCCCGCCGCAGGAGCGCGCGAAAATCTCCCGGGCGCTCATCCTGCCTATCGCGATTGCGCCTGCAATCGGCCCGGTTGTGAGCGGGCTGCTTCTTGAATATTTGACGTGGCGGTGGATCTTCTTCGTGAGCTTGCCGATCGGCATTCCCGCTCTCGTGTTCGGATTATTCTGGCTGAAGGAGCATCGGGAGCCGGATGCCGGCAAGCTGGACGTGCCAGGCCTGCTGCTGTCCGCGCCGGGGCTTGCCCTGCTGATGTTCGCCTTGAGCCAGGGGCCGCTGCACGGGTGGGACGCCCCGCGGGTATGGGGCGCCGGCCTGGCTGGCATCCTGCTGTTGTCTGCTCTGGTGAAGGTGGAGCTAAGGGCTGCGAAACCGCTGCTGGATTTGCGGCTGCTGGGCAATCGCTTGTTCCGAACGTCGGGTATCATCGCAATGTGTGCATCTGCAGGTCTGCTGGGCATGCTCTACGTATTTCCCTTGATGTATCAGAACGCCCTGCACGTCTCCGCCTTGGATACGGGGCTGACGACGTTTCCCGAAGCCATCGGGCTGATGGTTGCCTCGCAGCTCGTACCCTGGACGTATCCAAGGATGGGCCCTAGGCGAGTGATCATCATGGGATTTGCGGTTACCGCGCTGATTTTTATTATGCTCAGCATGGTGGACGCCGGGACGAATCCGTGGTTTATACGGGCCCTGCTATTTGGCGTCGGCATTTTCCTTGGTCAAACCGTGGGATCCGTTCAGATCGCTGCCTTCGCCACCATCCCGCCTGCTTCGATGGGGCGCGCTTCCACCTGGTTTACGGTGCAGAACAGGCTTGGTCCCGCCATCGGGCTGGCTGTTCTATCAGGCATCTTGGCTGCCGTTGGAACGGAGACCGTAAACGCGGCGGGGGAGTTGGGGCCGAATCTGACGGCATATCGAGCAGCATTGCTTGGGGCCGCTGGCTTCCTGCTCATCGGTGCAGGCGCGGCGTTATGGATACGGGATGCCGATGCGGCGTCCACGATTCGCAAACCCGCTACAATACCGGCCAAGGAACAGGCGACTCCAGCCGAGAAATAA